The Onychomys torridus chromosome 12, mOncTor1.1, whole genome shotgun sequence genomic interval ggatctctgtgagttcgaagccagcctggtctccaaagtgagttccaggaaaggcacaaagttacacagagaaaccctgtctcaaaaaactaaaacaaacaaacaaacaaataaacaaaaaaacatataaacatcCCATCATCACCTGACAGCTGTGCCTGTGGACTTCTGCCCAGAAACCAGGATGCAGTTTAAAAAGCTGTTCCTGCTAAATCCTACGAAACAGCTTGTGGAAACAAAGATGTTCCTCCCAAGGACAAAAAGCAGATTTCtatattaaatgattaaaatgatTCTTTTCAACATTGCAGGAGGTGGAATGGAAAAAGTCAAGGACTGCATTTGGGCTACGTGTATTTCTTTGGCAGCTCACCCTGTATGAATCTCTTCATCCCTTTCAAGATCTTCAACTGTCCTGTCCATTCAGATGCTTCTCAAGAAATTATTTTCTGGGTCCTGATTGATCTGAGCATCTGGCATGGGGATGGTGCCTCTTCCTGGACATTTCCAGCACAAAAGCCAGCTGGGTTCTTCTGGAACCTGGCATCCTGACCTAGCCAGAGcttcccatttcctccctttccccatttttcttcaCTTCTAGTTTGCggggtgttttttttgtttttttgttttgttttgttttgttttttttggagcaTTGGTAAGAACAGGAAGTGCTGGGCTTCCTCTCCAGGGCTTCCGTCAAAGGGATGTGCTCACCACATCGAAAACATCAGCCGGAAAGAGAAATGCACACACCCTCTAGAAAGCATGACACtctctgcccacccacccccactgtgCCCTCCCATCCTggccccaacccacccccaagaTCTTCAGAGGTTCACCCCAAGATCTTCAGACGCCCACCCCAAGATCTTCAGACGCCCACCCCAAGATCTTCAGAGGCCCATGGGGTTGCACCACAGTTTGGGCCACAGCAACACTccagcctctgtctgtctgtctgtctgtctctctgtctctgtctctctgtctctctgtctctctgtctctctctctctctctctctctctctctctctctcacacacacacacacacacacacaatttttttttaatggaggaaGCCCATACtgagcatctgtaatcccagcacttagaagacagGAGGAGGGGAGATTCAAGGTGAGTCTGAAGCCAACCTAGGTTGCATGGGACCACCTtctcaaacaaaaagataaagaacTGAGTGAGACTGACTGGCTGTGAACAACCTCCAGGCTGTCTCCATGTTGTACAGTCGGTGACAAGTACAATTCTGAGCCTCCTTACCTTTGCCCCAAAAGAACCTTGTCCAATCTGCCATTTAATCAGTAAAAGTGTGTTTTTCAGGAACCACTAACCATGCAGGGCTAACGGTTTGATCTACTTGATAAAGACAGGCAAGGCGCTGAGGTTGCCTACATTGATACCATCTTGACCTTAATTCTATATGACCTTCAGCAAATCTTAACTGCTCTCAGCCCAGGGTTTTCTTCAAATTAAGAGAAATTATCTAAAACGTTAGCACAAAGGAAATGTTTGGAAATTGTTGGAgatgatggaggaggagatgacaaGTGGGTATTTCTAAAGTTAATGCCAGTACACTGCAGTATCCTGTTTAATTTTGTCCTGAATTTCCGGCTGCATTCCAACAACGATATCATCTCTAACTCCATGGAACAGCAGAATCTTATGCTGAAAGCCCCCAgggtgtagttaagagttttcctgcctagcccaatcaggacaaatctctcttacccgccagtcccacagtcgctctgacccaaccaagaaagcacatagaaacttacattgtttagaaactgtatggctgtggcaggcttcttgttatctactttttctatcttaaattaacccatttctgcttatctatactttgccacatggcttgtggcttaccagtgtctttacatgttgcttctcatggcggcagatggcggtgtctctctccaaccttctacttcccagaattctcttctctcttgtcccgcctatacttcctgcctggccactggccaatcagaactttatttacacagagcgatatccacagcaggtttttctctgtcccacaccagagggctcttctgatttgggacacaagaatctcttaaccttttcttttagcaatatgtctgggtttagagaaggagtgagccaattccatctccaaagccagcttgataattttgggaatgtgggcgtagtttttcttactacttcctgctggaggggggcgctgtatcttatggggacacaaagaaaattttaggattatggagtagtccattagagtgaacctctgagccagttgccttgaaaccattctagatgttagatcatctgggccatggtgtcatcagagacctttcaggtggtcttggctgatcaaacctgatgtatcttaatctggaacaaatccacagcctctggttttctgtggaaacaaaagcagagactcctttccaaagcaacatatccttatatccaaattttgaagttaaggtacctttaaaatttacatacttgtttaactcaacagcttttacgatcaaatctttttctgtagttaaaaatcccaaagacaagacaaaccagattctctgtgtaatatccatctttgtaagactgaaacgctgctgtggctgctggctccgcccacccctgcttcccaacatggcggcggtacagtttactgccagctctgggtctgaagccatgtgtaccatcaagtatcagaagcagttctatcaaagcagcacatagcctagaaatctttttttttaactggcaaaggctaaatccaccatgcagcagagcaaagtgctgcttgtagactcctcatttccgccacattgcaggtcagacgcacacgccaggaacccgcgatagtagctgaaaccggcaggctgccgctaacttgagagagacaattaggaagctgtttttagctccgtgttggaatcttttttctcaggttttaggtggaaactcttgccccacgttgggcgccatttgtagttaagagttttcctgcctagcccaatcaggacaaatctctcttacccgccagtcccacagtcgctctgacccaaccaagaaagcacatagaaacttacattgtttagaaactgtatggctgtggcaggcttcttgttatctactttttctatcttaaattaacccatttctgcttatctatactttgccacatggcttgtggcttaccagtgtctttacatgttgcttctcatggcggcagatggcggtgtctctctccaaccttctacttcccagaattctcttctctcttgtcccgcctatacttcctgcctggccactggccaatcagaactttatttacacagagcgatatccacagcaggtttttctctgtcccacaccacaCAGGGAGCACCTTGAAACAGGCAGGGTCACGTCCACTGTGGAGTCAAGTTGCTTGGGCAATAGTATTGtcctcattaaaaagaaaatgtgtcggacagtggtagagcatgcttttaatcctagcactagggaggcaaagccagggagatctctgtgagttcaaggccagcctggtctacagattgagttccaggacaagcacccaaattacacagagaaaccctgtctcagggggaaaaaaagaaaagaaaaagaaagtatatttaaaaatcacttttatgtttttttttactttctctttctgtagatAAATATTTTGGCTCCAAATACAGTCACTCTCTGTCTGTTGTTCTTTCTGCTCCATCACTCttgtgtgtcccccccccccccccttagacCTTTAGTCTCCCTTCTCTGGTGCAGAAGAGAAAATGTGATGTGGgagtgttctgttttattttagtttgtgtgtgtgtttgtgtgtgtgtgtgtgtgtgtgtgtgtgtctccatccaCAGAGGCTAGGGACATTAAATCCCCTGgataaagatggttgtgagctgcccagcatgggtgctggaaactgaaccttggtcctctgcaaggtcaacatgtgctcttaaccactgagccactgttAGGTCCCAGAAGTGCATAGGACAGCCTTGGCTTAGCTCACACTGGATTATAGAAAGATTTCTGGTGGTTGAagtcagcattcctcaggaattCGAGAAAACCTCTGGGTTTTCTGTCCACCATAAGAAGTCATTTTCCTTGCCTCTGGTAAAAGGGACATATGACACTCTGTTGACATATACCTATGGTTGCAcatcaaagcccatgctggcctccaggcccCTCAGTCCCTATTCACAAGTACCTGTTAGACAGACATTTCAAAGGCCCCTCAATAGCATCTTtgtccttctcacctcctcctcttccctcaacTCACAGGCTGCTCCAGTTCACAGTCCCCGACCCCCAGCTACCAATCCTCCTCATAACGGGCATGGTTTTTCCACACCCTGCTGTCCtagccctggccatgtccagtctgcttCTTTGCCTCTTGGCTCTGGACAATTCCAGTTGCCTCTGGATGTTCTCTCTTATTCACAATGAAACTGGTCTCTTTACTCAGCCCCTCACTCACATACACCATCTTTCAAGCTCCAGGGagtattctctttttcttttctcctctcttctgttcttttccattcccttcccttcccttcccttcccttcccttcccaccccttccctccctctcttccctttctctctccctctctctgtttttttgtttgtttgtttgttttgttttttactgagacagggtttctctgtgtagctctggctgtcctggatctcactctgtagcccaggctggcctcgaactcacagagatccacctgcctctgcctcctgagggctaggattaaagatgtgtgtcaccaccgcctggcaggagTATTTTTTAATAACACCTTCTCCCTAGCTCCACTACCCTTTCCCTTAGCTGTCACAACACCCACACTCTTTGGGCTAGAAATATCTTCCATGGTAATTTGGGTAAAGTCTAAATCAATTTGTAATATGGTGAGATATGCCAGCTATCTATAGCCACTGCCTTCCTCCCGTCCATCCATAATGAGTCAGAGGGATACCTTCTTCAGGGTTGGCCTTTCAGGCTCTGGCTGTGTTCTCAGCATCCTGTGGCTTTTTGATGCAAACACTAGGGTTTCCCAAGATAGTATTACTAAATAAGGAACTTTACCACCCAGGGTCCCCAAAGGAACCAGATAGTACATTCGAGGTACTACAAAGCGGCAGTTAGGGAAAGGCACCCCATAAAGGACAAGGCGCTGACACTGACGTGGGTCTGGTGACACGGAACTGCTACCCATCCCTAAACCCAGAGGGTAGGGACAGCTGGAGCCAGTGGGGGCCCAGACTCCCAGGCAGAGATTTAACAGACCACCCTGAGAGAAGTGTGACCTCTGGCTGATAGGTGCAGTCGGCTCAAGAAAAACCACAAGGAGAAGTCAGggaaacaaaatcacacacacacacacacacacacacacacacacacacacacacacacacgcaccatcTCCCCTCAAATCTGCCGAGGCTCCTATTTAGCCAAATTGCCTCCCAGGTAGGGTGGACCACCAATCTAGTGAGGCAGAGGAAATTATCGGACACACTAACTACACAAAAGCAGACCATGAAAGGCTAAATGGTGACCAGACGGAATCGAACTGAGTGAGGGTCATTCAATTCCTTGAAACTGGGGACTGTTAAAACTCTGCTGATCTCTAACAACTCGCTTTGCATTTCTAGGAAGACCTCAAGCTTTTGCTTCATGACTAGATAGATTCTCAAAATCTGAGTGCCTGTGACTCATGCCAACAAACAAGCCTCCCATTTTCCCTTTGATTCTCAATGTTCTCTCATTGAGTATTCCGACATGTGGCAATTTCCTACCCACAGTCTGGCTATAGAAGAGATCTCAGGCAAACAGACATTTGGGTCCCACCAGAGAACTCTGGCAGCAGGCTCTGTGGCTTTCTCTGCACTCTCCAGTGTCCTGAGAGAATGTTACAGTGTACTCTTAGGGAAAAAAGGTGGGTGGGGAAATCAGGGAGGGCAAAGGTACAGAATTTGTTGGAAGAAACCACAGATCAAGACTAGAGACAAgagtagggtggtggtggtgcacacttttaatcccagcactcgggaggcagaggcaggaggatctctgtgagttcgaggccagcctggtccacagagcgagatccaggacaggctccaaagctacagagaaaccctgtctcaaaaaaaaaaaaaaaaaaggctagagaCAGAATTCTACCTGGAGGTGGAGGgcttggctggagagatgcctcagcagttaagagcatgtaatATGCTACTCCTGTGGAAGACTGgagttcagtgcccagaacccacatcaggtggctcccaCCAATTCTGGTTCCAGGGATATAATGTCTGTATCTTCAccggcacctgtactcacatgtacacacacacatatacacacatgattaaaattacaattatcctttaaaaaaaaaaaacctacctgcTTATTACTGccaggggtgaactagccagggcaatgctggagagctcaccctggtggtgtggatgggggagagctggcaggctgaccaaccctgcaactacccaggcccagaactaggcttatgagttggcccacccctacatccaccccatctatgctCTGTGGGAGCAcgtgaaggggccagtcctgcagacccaaagctgcaggatctccatgacacagggcaacaacaggatatccaagaggagtcccagtgagggcccagcatcggtagtgtagcagaaaccagaggcctcgaaccagaccagtgactcttcaatgaacacttgcaacTAAAGATGTATAGACCacagggtttactgtgtgactcactgtgccacACTACACTCCATGgagagatttttccttttttttttttttcttttttcatttttgctcttaaattttatcttatctCGTggcggggggggcggggggaggttgcaagggcagagggcagatatgaagatacaggaaatgaatgggattgagatgcatgatgtgaaagacacaaagaataaataaaaagaaagcttaaaaaaaaaaaaaaaccttaaaaaaagccaggtggtggtggtggtgcaaaatcccaggaggcagaggcaggtggatctctgtgagttcgaggccagcctgggctacagagcgagttccaggacgcaggcaccaaaactacacagagaaactttgtctcaaaaaaaacctttttaaaaaaatgcatctgCCCTAACCAAACTTCTCACTCCTTTGAAAGAAGCCTTCAGACACTAGTGATAGACCAAACTAGCAGGAGAGCCACAACAACCTTCTGAAGTCCCGGCCAGGGTGGGGGGGGGCGCGGTTGAGTTCTGAAGTCCTGCTAAGATGGGTCCAAAGAACATCGGTTACATGGTATGACTCAAGGTACTTCCAAGACGACATAGACCCCAAATATCCCCCCAACGAACTGAAATTCCTTTTGAAGTTTCCATCATTTGAGTAAACCATTTATGCTGAGAACCGAACCTGCTTCTAGAAGCCTTCTGCTAAAATGTGCATGACTGCCTAAAAAAGCCTGATGCTTTTTGGCTTTCGGTCTTTTCAACATCTTTTTTCTGTCCCATGTTTGGAGACTCTGTCCGATCTGAGCACAgtgcctccttcccctcctttttaaaaaacatctcaGCTAGAGGCCCACCCTGTGGTCGGCCAGGCAGGGTCCCAGGACCTATGGTCAGTTTACCATGCGCTGGCTCCAGGCTGTGCATCAGCTGGTGGCACGGAGAATGTAGGAAGCAGTCGCTGGTATCGGCGACAATGACCGTGGCCCTCCGGATCCAGGGCTGGTTGTAATCACATTCTCAATATCATTGTTTCCGGCACGGCTTAGACTGTGGTCCTAATGGTGCATGTCACCCTCTGTTCCCACCCACTTTCCAAGGCAGatcctcagcctccccagagTGTTCAGAACTTCCTAAGATCCTTTTGCTTAAATTCCCATGATGCTTTAATCAGGTAGAATCAACCTTTTCTTGTGAGATACTCAAAGCACCTAACTGATACAAAACTGGTATACTAACTCAAGACCAGCCATAGATAAGTTCCtttgtcaatttttttatttttccaaaacaaggtttctctgtgtagcattggctgtcctggaacttgctctgtagaccagtgtggctttgaactcagagatccatctgcttctgcctccagagcgcAGGGACTAAagacgtgcgccgccaccgccacctgaCTGAGTTACTTTGGCTAACTAGCTGGTCATCACTCTGGAAAATAGGACCCCAGGGAATGGCTCTTATTAATGGGGAGATTGTGAGAGCCCGGTTTTCTGAGCAGTGGCTAAGAGGGCAGGAGCTTCAAGGCAGCGTCAGGAACACAGGATACCAAGGCAAGGGTTACGCAGGATGTGTCAGGCCACTGATAGGAAAGGTGGGTGTCAGTAAGGGCAAAATCTAATGGCATCTAGGGGTCGCCACTGAGGCCGTGGAATATGATTTACTGGGGTGGCTGCATAGAACATTCAAGGGAAACGTCTGCTTTGCCAAGTTAAAACCATTTTCTCTTTGATTTGCCTTGACAACTCTGCTCAACATTAGTCTCCACGGTCACAGAAATCAATTTCTGTCCCCTCTGTTGCCCTCTCCACTTAGTATAATTCTTTTATGACTTAGAAAATGGGGATGAGAAGCAACAACTGTGTGATCTCATTCTCACCAAAAGAATAGGGACTGTGACTTTACGTTGTCCCCCAGGGCGCAAAGCAGCACAGGAAGAGTCTGCTTTTCTTGGAAGAATGCAGGGGGAGAAAGGAGTTCAGGAACCCGGTGCTGAACATTACTACTGTGACTGATGTGGAGTGGGAGGGTCCACAGGTAGCgggccctggcttccttcctttccttcctctgctctgcctcagaGTAAGCACAGCTTCTGGGTCACAAACGGGGAAATCAGGCTGAGCTACCATTCTCTTAGCTGGTCCATGAAAGCATCATGTCTGCCCACTAGAGACTCCAGATGTGAACCCCGAGCACTTGGAAAGGGCCCTGCCGCTGGCCCTTTCTCACTGCAGTGGCTATCGGCCATCAGCAGAGCAGGGAGTTCACATCTGGTGCCACACCCTCCAGCGGTACCTTGGGATAAATCTGTAGGATGCTGGCTCTCACCCTCCTGGGACGTACAGTGGCAGATGTATTTATTGTCAAGTAGCATCTGACTGTCACCCTTTGCCTCCACGGATGTCACCAAAGAAAGGTCATTGAAAAATAACCCAAAGGAAACCATCACAGGACATTACACACGAtgcatttgatttaaaaaaaatatttatgagcTGTGCCCTTTATTCTAACAGAAGGtcacttaataaatatttcacCAGGATGATGAGGATAAATCACAAGGGTAGGAGAAGAATTTAATGGGACTGAagatggaaatttttaaaatttcaatttaacCTTCAATGCCTCACACCCGGCCACTGCAGATGTGAAGACCCATCACAGAAAAGCACCCTTACATGCACAGATCACATTTCCAGCCTCGGCACGTAGGTCAGTATATGGAGGACCAGTGGCACCGGCTCTTGATGACCTGAAGCAAAGGCTTCTTAAAAGTGAGGAAGATGATGGTGCAGGCCACCAGCAGGGTGAGGCAGCTGGGCAGAATGAGGACGAGGTAGAACAGGCCAGTGTCCACCTGCCCCCACTTACAGTCCCGAGGCACGCCCTGGGGCAGCTCTATCACTCGGATGATCTTGGAAGAGAGGTTGCAAGTGACCATGGCCAAGTCTGCGACCGTCTTGAAGTGCTGGAGGGCCCCCCATCCCTCCACCCCACAGCAATCATAAGGGTTCTGGCTGAGGTAGATGGCCTGCAGATTCCTCAGCGGCTGCTCAGACACAGCCCTCTGAGGAAGGGCTGTAAGGGAGTTTCTGCGGAGGTCAAGAGTCCGAAGGGCCAGGCTGCTGCTGAACCTTGGGAAGCTGGTCAAGGAATTTCCTGAAAGATCCAGCTCCCTCAGATTCCCAAACCTAGAGAAGTCCATCTCTGCCATGCCAGAACTGAGGCCCACATTCCTGAGCACCAGGACCTGTAACGTAGGGGCAATAGCCCAGAGAGGGCTGATGCTTCCATTCAGAATCCCCCAGTTGCTAGACAGGTCTAAATGAGTGAGAGGGGTACCCTGGAACGGACAGTCTTGTAATGCCTTCAGGCCACAGCCCTGCAGAGAAAGGCTCCTCAAAGAGGCCATGTTTCTGAAATCCACACAACTGGAGGGCCCCGCCCAGTCTAAGGGCACCATCTGGGGACAGAGCGAGATCCGATTGTGGCTCATGTCAATTGTAGTGATGTGGCTGGCGTTGTCGAAAAGGCCAGTGGGCACTCCCAGGAGCTGGTTGGAGCTCAGGTTGAAAATTTGGAGGTTCTTAAGGCCGTCGGTGAGCCCCGGAGCGAGGCGCAGCTCTGCCAGCTGGTTGTGGCTCAGATCTAGCTCAGTGAGTGCCCCAGGGGGCTCGTGCTCCCGAATGTGGAGCATCTTCAGGCAATTTTGGTTGAGGTTCAGGTGGGAAAGAGATGGGGTTTTCTTTAGAAAACCATCTGGCAGGTGCCAGAACTGGTTTTGGCTCATGTCCAGGAAGCGAAGCGCTGACAGGTCGCTGGAGGCGAACTCTTCCCAGAGGTTGACAGTGGTGATGTTAGTCACATTGCCATCCACAAGAAGGAACTGGGCTACCATCTCCTGCGGTGAGGAGGTGTTATAGAGGTCCCTGTAGAAACCCATGTTGTTGTCCCGTAGCAGGAGGGTGTGCAGCTTGCTGcattggggcaggagggggaaaaAGAGCAGCTGGTTGTGAGACAGGTCCAGTATCTCCAGTTCAAACGCCACCTCCTCCTTGGCTGCCAGGAACCACTCCAGGATGTTATAACTGACATTGAGGAACCGCAACTGCGTGAGGCTGAAATCCACAATGCACGGGAGGTTGTTGTAGGCAAGGTTGAGACGCCTCAGTTCAGTCAGGCCGTCGAAAGCACCACCCTCAATCTCAAAGATATAGTTTCTCTGCAAATCCAGCTCCCTGAGGTGCTCCAGGCCCTCAAAGACAGACTCATCGAGCCTCATGAGGGTATTCCTTGCCAAAGACACAGCCTCCAGCGAGGAGAGGTTCTGAAGCATGACAGCCGCCATGTCTTCCGTCAGGGAGTTTCCAGACAAGTCCAGGCTGCGAAGTCCTAACAGGGTGTGGAGAGCTGCGGCCGTCTCCTTGTAGTTCTCGGAGAGGCGGTTGTCTGCCAGGCCCAGGCTGCGTAAGCGGCCCTGCCCTTGGAAGGCGAAGTGGCCAATACGGTCCAGGCGACAGCTGTGCAGGCTGAGGTTCTCCAGACGTGGGTAGGCCTGGAGGGAATGATTCCACAGGACCTTGAGAGGGTTGGCATCCAGAATGAGCATCCAGGGGTGTGATGGGAGGCTTCTGGGTACCGAAGCAAGGTTCCGCCCCCGGCAGTCAGCGACTCCATCCACCTAGGTCCAAAAACACACGGAATTGAGGCACAGACATGTAGTTTGCAAAAGCAATTAGCTAGCCAGAAGATGTTAGTTAAGTTAGTTAGTTaagtccaggaaaaaaaattgttaggaagAGCAATGTCATCGCTTCCTATAGGCTGGTTGGTGAGTCAAGGTGCACCTATCTTACTTACAAGTGAGTACCAAATAGTTCAATCTCCaaggacaaagagaaaagtcCCCAGGAAAGGATGGTACCCAGGTTTGGAGCCAGCACTGAGGTCTGGACTTCCACTCTGCAGTATGCTGATTTGACCCTGAGCAAGGAACTGACCTCTTACAGTCTCAAATTCTTCATCtggttattaaaataaaacataataactaaaatattgatactatattgaaatataaaaaatgaaaagtaaccaggcgtggtggcagcacccagtacccaggaggcagaggcaggtgggtctttgtgagttcgaggccagcctggtctacagagcgagttccaggccagatagGACTATTTAgagagaccctgcatcaaaagcagaaaaaaaaaaaaacaaaccaactcagATCGTCTCAGCTCCTCCCTCAGATGAAAGTCACTAACCATTATGAGTCCATTACTTGTAATTAGGCTCATAAGTTTTTTTTCT includes:
- the Nrros gene encoding transforming growth factor beta activator LRRC33 — translated: MEFLPFWLCLGFHFLVVEWRHGGGAAAAASQGGCKVVDGVADCRGRNLASVPRSLPSHPWMLILDANPLKVLWNHSLQAYPRLENLSLHSCRLDRIGHFAFQGQGRLRSLGLADNRLSENYKETAAALHTLLGLRSLDLSGNSLTEDMAAVMLQNLSSLEAVSLARNTLMRLDESVFEGLEHLRELDLQRNYIFEIEGGAFDGLTELRRLNLAYNNLPCIVDFSLTQLRFLNVSYNILEWFLAAKEEVAFELEILDLSHNQLLFFPLLPQCSKLHTLLLRDNNMGFYRDLYNTSSPQEMVAQFLLVDGNVTNITTVNLWEEFASSDLSALRFLDMSQNQFWHLPDGFLKKTPSLSHLNLNQNCLKMLHIREHEPPGALTELDLSHNQLAELRLAPGLTDGLKNLQIFNLSSNQLLGVPTGLFDNASHITTIDMSHNRISLCPQMVPLDWAGPSSCVDFRNMASLRSLSLQGCGLKALQDCPFQGTPLTHLDLSSNWGILNGSISPLWAIAPTLQVLVLRNVGLSSGMAEMDFSRFGNLRELDLSGNSLTSFPRFSSSLALRTLDLRRNSLTALPQRAVSEQPLRNLQAIYLSQNPYDCCGVEGWGALQHFKTVADLAMVTCNLSSKIIRVIELPQGVPRDCKWGQVDTGLFYLVLILPSCLTLLVACTIIFLTFKKPLLQVIKSRCHWSSIY